One region of Niallia sp. Man26 genomic DNA includes:
- a CDS encoding HAMP domain-containing methyl-accepting chemotaxis protein yields MKLPSRNKSILFKNILDFVIPIAIFSVIFSATLYTFSMNIINNYVIDQFENRLETVLNDMVENIDPAIVQSADSGSSTSYHELITTVNQYQVKHEVENTYVLAKKDNKEYIVALSNTDAQGSDYTFSDEMKKTLSEGTTHFSDIYKDEFGIHKSIFAPIKGTDMIAGVDMDASFINSLKSSALYTSLALTLIFIILGIVIAYFVSKRITKPIISLKDYVNEVADGNLAIKDLNINRKDEIGQLASGVQHMVTDLNTLIHKIAKNAQEVSTTAEELSSSAEQTNLSVVQVTESIQEVSNGVENQTQNIDKMNKGIFNVSKGMELIFDNAKEVSINSNQTADIATNGSMVIDSAIEQMNVIHQSMKHTSEVVNRLSTQTNEISEIISLITAIADQTNLLALNASIEAARAGEHGKGFAVVAEEVRKLAEESRTAANDITNKIETIKVESSNAVEAMNTGYSKLEDGVATFDQARGAFVNIQKSVEGVNKQITEVNVAIEDMNNGVQQVSKSMEELSGISVETTSNVQQIAATSEEQTAIFEEIANSASTMSTMAESLRDSVKKFKL; encoded by the coding sequence TTGAAGTTACCATCTAGAAATAAATCGATCTTATTTAAAAATATTCTAGATTTTGTTATACCGATTGCTATATTTTCTGTTATTTTTAGTGCTACTCTTTATACTTTTTCGATGAATATTATCAATAATTATGTTATTGATCAATTTGAGAATCGCTTAGAAACTGTTTTAAATGACATGGTAGAAAATATTGATCCAGCTATAGTTCAAAGCGCCGACAGCGGAAGCAGCACAAGCTATCATGAGCTAATAACTACAGTAAATCAATACCAAGTAAAACATGAGGTTGAAAATACTTATGTTCTAGCGAAAAAGGATAATAAAGAATACATTGTTGCCTTAAGCAACACAGATGCGCAGGGTTCAGACTATACTTTCTCAGATGAAATGAAAAAAACTCTTTCTGAGGGAACAACTCATTTCAGCGACATTTATAAGGATGAATTCGGCATTCACAAATCGATATTTGCACCTATTAAAGGAACAGATATGATTGCTGGAGTTGATATGGATGCTTCTTTTATCAATAGCTTAAAATCTTCAGCCCTTTATACGTCATTAGCTTTAACACTGATATTTATTATCTTAGGAATAGTCATTGCCTACTTTGTCAGCAAAAGAATTACTAAACCGATTATTTCATTAAAGGACTACGTAAATGAGGTTGCTGATGGCAACTTGGCTATAAAAGATTTAAATATAAACAGAAAAGACGAAATCGGACAGCTTGCAAGTGGAGTTCAGCATATGGTCACAGACCTTAACACGCTTATCCATAAAATTGCTAAGAACGCCCAAGAAGTTTCGACAACCGCTGAAGAACTAAGCTCAAGTGCAGAGCAAACAAATCTTTCTGTTGTTCAAGTAACTGAATCTATTCAGGAAGTTTCAAATGGTGTCGAAAATCAGACGCAAAATATTGATAAAATGAACAAAGGAATATTTAATGTTTCTAAAGGAATGGAACTCATTTTTGATAATGCAAAAGAAGTTTCCATAAACTCAAATCAAACTGCTGATATTGCCACGAATGGATCAATGGTTATTGACTCAGCGATTGAGCAAATGAATGTTATTCATCAATCGATGAAGCATACTTCTGAAGTTGTTAATAGATTAAGTACACAAACGAATGAAATCAGTGAAATTATTTCATTAATCACTGCAATTGCAGACCAAACTAACCTATTGGCATTAAATGCTTCGATTGAAGCTGCAAGAGCTGGTGAGCACGGTAAAGGATTTGCAGTCGTAGCGGAGGAAGTACGAAAATTAGCCGAAGAATCTAGAACTGCTGCAAATGACATTACAAATAAAATAGAAACGATAAAAGTAGAATCTTCCAACGCTGTAGAAGCAATGAACACCGGCTATAGCAAATTAGAAGATGGAGTTGCAACGTTTGACCAGGCTAGAGGTGCTTTTGTAAACATCCAAAAGTCAGTTGAAGGAGTTAACAAGCAAATCACAGAAGTTAATGTTGCGATTGAGGATATGAATAATGGTGTGCAGCAAGTTTCCAAATCAATGGAGGAGCTTAGCGGAATATCTGTTGAAACAACAAGTAATGTTCAACAAATTGCAGCAACCTCAGAAGAACAAACGGCCATATTTGAAGAAATTGCAAATTCAGCTTCCACTATGTCGACAATGGCTGAAAGTTTGCGCGACAGTGTTAAGAAGTTTAAATTGTAA
- a CDS encoding CehA/McbA family metallohydrolase yields MREEEAHILFEINSTITNKSMQSHIQHTFFVPEDTDVIYVDFSFDPPHQTDVNENKRLMEEASMYYESKLPQNGEELIRNLLTLSIDDHDGFRGARHYHSPTQHVMISDFHSSPGFLNKRNPAGLWSVTVSIHALVTESCQFKLRVYKKPHSANKTLIPWRDKPLCQPIKENVISFPSYPSIEGPVKWVPSELHTHTFHSDGKQSLIEMAGVAKEMGLKAVVMTDHNTISPFEEMEQAEVLSGLHILYGLEWTTFYGHLLTLGYDSPTYTDWRVIGPLDIEKGIKEIRQHDALVGIAHPFRIGNPIGTGCHWEFPVESLSIFDFIEVWNSTRPGSKAYNQRAFHYWTDLLNKGYRITATAGRDWHHNEEINPLPAITYVQMSQVSEDKNIFRTAFLQSIRAGRISISYDKPLELIVMQEEKTYRVGDVINKDENQPFIVQVSSEEWDFNDRIDRKGAFMVIVTNEGEHFTGSIGQFQLETEIANKDLKWIRAELYASIDNGDPELVAFTNPIYMK; encoded by the coding sequence ATGAGAGAAGAAGAGGCACATATATTATTTGAAATCAATTCAACCATTACGAATAAAAGTATGCAATCACACATACAACACACCTTTTTTGTCCCGGAAGATACGGACGTAATTTATGTGGATTTTTCTTTTGATCCACCACATCAAACAGATGTAAATGAGAATAAACGACTAATGGAAGAAGCATCGATGTATTATGAATCAAAGTTACCACAGAATGGTGAAGAATTGATTAGAAACTTATTAACATTATCGATTGATGACCATGATGGTTTTAGAGGGGCACGCCATTATCATTCGCCTACCCAACATGTAATGATTAGTGATTTTCATTCATCTCCTGGATTTCTTAATAAAAGAAATCCAGCTGGGTTGTGGTCTGTAACGGTAAGTATTCATGCATTGGTAACGGAAAGCTGTCAATTTAAGCTGCGTGTATATAAAAAGCCTCATTCAGCAAACAAAACCTTGATTCCATGGAGAGATAAGCCTTTATGTCAACCAATTAAAGAAAATGTTATTAGTTTTCCAAGTTATCCATCAATAGAAGGTCCGGTGAAATGGGTGCCATCTGAATTGCATACACATACATTTCATAGTGATGGTAAACAGTCGCTGATTGAGATGGCAGGGGTTGCGAAAGAAATGGGCCTTAAAGCAGTCGTAATGACAGACCATAATACAATCAGTCCTTTTGAAGAAATGGAACAAGCAGAAGTTCTTTCTGGTCTGCATATCCTTTATGGTTTGGAATGGACGACCTTTTACGGACACCTACTAACGCTAGGTTATGATTCGCCAACTTATACTGATTGGCGAGTAATAGGACCTTTAGATATTGAAAAGGGGATTAAGGAAATTCGTCAGCATGATGCCCTAGTAGGAATTGCCCATCCGTTCCGGATAGGAAACCCGATTGGAACAGGTTGTCACTGGGAATTTCCCGTCGAATCACTTAGTATATTTGATTTTATAGAGGTTTGGAATTCCACAAGGCCAGGGTCAAAAGCTTATAATCAGCGTGCCTTTCACTATTGGACAGACTTGTTAAATAAAGGCTATAGAATAACTGCAACAGCAGGAAGGGATTGGCACCATAATGAAGAAATAAATCCTTTGCCAGCCATTACATATGTCCAAATGTCACAAGTCAGTGAAGATAAAAATATTTTCAGAACAGCTTTTTTACAATCCATCCGTGCTGGACGAATCAGTATTTCCTATGACAAACCACTTGAGCTTATAGTGATGCAAGAGGAAAAGACTTATAGAGTTGGAGATGTAATAAATAAAGATGAAAATCAGCCATTCATTGTGCAAGTTTCTTCAGAGGAGTGGGATTTTAATGACCGCATTGATAGGAAAGGCGCATTTATGGTGATAGTAACAAACGAGGGAGAACATTTTACTGGAAGCATAGGGCAGTTTCAACTCGAAACAGAGATAGCTAACAAAGACTTAAAATGGATTCGCGCAGAGTTATATGCGTCGATTGATAATGGAGACCCAGAGTTGGTGGCATTCACCAATCCTATCTATATGAAGTAA
- a CDS encoding sugar ABC transporter permease codes for MSREVALRESYVMKKKTKLAVLGIGLVMPSFLTLLILVIYPVALAIMESFQNEEDAFSLENYQYIFTEPLILQSIQHTLVITFISCFLTLGLSYILAIYLNFSNSIFSKIINKLYFIPLFIPGVIAIYGFLNFYRDNGWVARIIGEGNMPSIIYDMKGLLMINVWFNIPFTTMLLLSALQAIPRSVIESAKDTGASKLRLFIHFIFPLSYKTMLVALTFLFMGLIGSFTAPFLIDRNAPQMLGVSMQQHFSVYNEIGQSSALAVFMFVLCSIVGYVYIQNNMKKSKKDLF; via the coding sequence ATGAGTAGGGAAGTTGCCTTAAGAGAGAGTTATGTGATGAAGAAAAAAACAAAATTAGCAGTGTTAGGAATAGGGCTTGTGATGCCCTCTTTCCTAACTTTGCTAATTTTGGTCATCTACCCAGTGGCACTTGCTATAATGGAGAGCTTTCAAAATGAAGAGGATGCCTTTTCACTTGAAAACTACCAATATATTTTTACAGAACCATTAATCTTGCAAAGTATTCAACATACGTTAGTAATTACGTTCATTTCTTGTTTTTTGACTTTAGGATTGAGCTATATATTAGCCATTTATCTTAACTTTAGTAACAGTATTTTTTCTAAAATAATCAACAAGCTGTATTTTATCCCGTTGTTTATTCCTGGAGTCATCGCCATTTATGGATTTTTAAATTTTTATCGAGATAATGGCTGGGTTGCAAGAATCATCGGTGAAGGCAATATGCCTTCCATTATATATGACATGAAAGGATTATTAATGATTAATGTGTGGTTTAATATTCCCTTTACTACCATGCTGTTATTATCTGCTTTACAAGCCATTCCCCGTTCAGTCATTGAAAGTGCAAAAGATACGGGTGCATCAAAGTTAAGATTGTTTATTCATTTTATATTTCCTCTTTCTTATAAGACAATGCTAGTTGCTTTGACGTTTCTGTTTATGGGTTTAATTGGCAGTTTTACAGCACCTTTTCTCATCGATCGAAATGCGCCGCAAATGTTAGGTGTATCCATGCAGCAACATTTTTCTGTATACAATGAAATTGGTCAATCAAGCGCCCTTGCAGTCTTTATGTTTGTACTATGTTCGATAGTAGGCTATGTATATATTCAAAACAACATGAAAAAGTCAAAGAAAGATCTGTTTTAA
- a CDS encoding extracellular solute-binding protein gives MRKSKSLKRMLTGTILAVSTFSLVACNSSETNSAASGGDDVTKISLYSSGSQNVETFWETVIPKFEEAHKDIDVDFVFVPSGTGGQATIDRIVAAKKANKDSEIDVYEGALADIIRSEDEGGLFYELSTDSIENLENVQEENLEGTQNLAVPYRASSVVLAYNSDKVKDVPNTAEELNTWIEKNPGRFAYNDPNTGGAGSSFVLSTVYNELDDNAMNVQDESIIKEWDKGIQILKDMAPNLYKEGVYPKKNQGTLDLLANGEVDMVPAWSDMALEQINSKLLPDTTELKQIDPAFTGGPAYLMAVDNGDEKRREATETFLDYVLTQDVQKLVIDTMYGYPGIKWDLLSAEDQKKFEAVSGGYRTFNGGDLSSELMKVWQKEVASQ, from the coding sequence ATGAGAAAGTCTAAATCATTAAAAAGAATGTTAACAGGAACAATATTAGCTGTCAGTACCTTTTCATTAGTTGCTTGTAATTCTAGCGAGACAAACAGTGCGGCAAGTGGAGGAGATGATGTAACAAAAATATCACTATACAGTTCAGGCTCTCAAAATGTTGAGACTTTCTGGGAAACGGTTATTCCTAAATTTGAAGAAGCACATAAGGATATCGATGTTGACTTCGTGTTCGTTCCGTCTGGGACTGGTGGACAGGCTACAATTGATCGAATCGTTGCAGCTAAAAAAGCAAATAAAGATTCAGAGATTGATGTTTATGAAGGAGCACTAGCTGATATTATCCGCAGTGAAGATGAAGGTGGACTTTTTTATGAACTTTCAACAGATTCGATTGAAAATCTAGAGAATGTTCAAGAAGAAAATTTGGAGGGTACTCAAAATCTAGCAGTTCCTTACCGTGCATCATCCGTAGTTCTTGCGTACAATTCGGACAAAGTAAAAGATGTACCGAACACAGCAGAAGAATTGAATACTTGGATAGAAAAAAATCCTGGTCGCTTTGCTTATAATGATCCAAATACAGGTGGAGCAGGAAGCTCCTTTGTCCTCTCGACTGTATATAACGAACTTGATGACAATGCTATGAATGTTCAGGATGAAAGTATTATAAAAGAGTGGGACAAGGGAATTCAAATACTGAAGGACATGGCACCAAACCTATATAAAGAAGGAGTTTATCCTAAAAAGAATCAAGGAACACTTGACCTGCTTGCAAACGGAGAGGTTGATATGGTCCCAGCATGGTCTGATATGGCTCTAGAACAAATAAATTCAAAATTATTGCCTGATACTACTGAACTAAAACAAATTGATCCAGCATTTACTGGCGGACCAGCCTATTTAATGGCTGTAGATAATGGGGATGAAAAGCGGAGAGAAGCCACAGAAACGTTCCTTGATTATGTGCTTACTCAAGATGTTCAAAAGTTAGTTATTGATACAATGTACGGCTATCCAGGTATTAAGTGGGACCTGTTATCAGCTGAGGATCAAAAGAAATTTGAAGCAGTAAGTGGCGGTTATCGAACTTTTAACGGTGGCGATCTATCGAGTGAATTAATGAAGGTTTGGCAAAAAGAGGTAGCAAGTCAATGA